A single region of the Neisseria zoodegmatis genome encodes:
- the hisH gene encoding imidazole glycerol phosphate synthase subunit HisH encodes MNIAIVDYGMGNLHSVLKSVLAAQKLAGVEAEIKLTDRPEEVFAADKIIFPGQGAMPDCMNALKKSGLGEAVSDGLKNKPFFGICVGAQLLFDHSEEGDTAGLGWFKGDVKRFAANLHDEEGCKLKVPHMGWNNVHQTQAHPLFQDIPQDTRFYFVHSYYFAPADNDIVLGTSAYPDEFACIVGKDNVFATQFHTEKSHDGGLLLLRNFLRWNG; translated from the coding sequence ATGAACATCGCCATCGTAGATTACGGTATGGGTAATCTGCATTCCGTGCTTAAATCCGTGCTGGCCGCGCAAAAACTTGCCGGAGTTGAGGCCGAAATCAAACTCACCGACCGCCCCGAAGAGGTTTTTGCCGCCGATAAAATCATTTTTCCGGGGCAGGGCGCCATGCCCGACTGTATGAACGCCCTGAAAAAAAGCGGCTTGGGCGAAGCGGTTTCAGACGGCCTCAAAAACAAACCTTTCTTCGGCATCTGCGTGGGCGCACAGCTTTTGTTTGACCACAGCGAAGAGGGCGACACCGCCGGTTTGGGTTGGTTTAAAGGCGACGTCAAACGCTTTGCCGCCAATCTTCACGACGAAGAGGGCTGCAAACTGAAAGTGCCCCACATGGGCTGGAACAACGTACACCAAACGCAAGCTCATCCGCTGTTCCAAGATATTCCGCAAGACACCCGTTTTTATTTCGTGCACAGCTACTATTTTGCGCCCGCCGATAACGACATCGTACTCGGCACCAGCGCCTATCCCGACGAGTTTGCCTGTATCGTCGGCAAAGACAACGTGTTTGCCACCCAATTCCACACCGAAAAAAGCCACGACGGCGGCTTGTTGCTCCTGCGTAATTTTTTACGCTGGAATGGGTAA
- the dapC gene encoding succinyldiaminopimelate transaminase: MNPLLELLKPYPFARLREAMEGIDAPEGLQPVPLHIGEPKHPAPKVVTDALTAALPELEKYPLSAGLPELRQACADWVFRRYDGLKLNPDTEILPVLGSREALFSFTQTVLNPVSDGLKPVVVSPNPFYQIYEGATLLGGGKIYFANSRAPRFQPDWSEVPEAVWTRTRIVFVCSPDNPSGSVMQLEDWQKLFDLQDRYGFVIASDECYSEIYFDGKKPLGGLQAAQQLGRSNKGIVMFTSLSKRSNVPGLRSGFVAGDADILKAFLLYRTYHGSAMSIPVQRASIAAWNDEAHVIENRRLYQEKFDKVLPVLQQVFDVSLPEASFYIWLKVPDGDDLAFARKLWQEAAIQVLPGRFLARDTDRGNPGMGYVRIALVADVGTCVKAAETIVSLYR, from the coding sequence ATGAATCCATTGCTCGAACTTTTGAAACCTTATCCTTTCGCCCGTTTGCGTGAAGCCATGGAAGGTATCGATGCGCCGGAAGGTTTGCAGCCCGTGCCTTTGCATATCGGCGAACCGAAACACCCTGCGCCCAAAGTTGTTACCGACGCATTAACCGCCGCTTTGCCCGAGTTGGAAAAATACCCGCTGTCTGCCGGTTTGCCCGAACTGCGCCAAGCCTGTGCCGATTGGGTGTTCCGCCGCTACGACGGCCTGAAACTCAACCCCGACACGGAAATCCTGCCCGTGCTAGGCAGCCGCGAAGCCTTGTTTTCCTTTACCCAAACCGTGCTGAATCCCGTTTCAGACGGCCTCAAGCCGGTTGTGGTCAGCCCCAATCCTTTTTATCAGATATACGAAGGAGCAACCCTGCTCGGTGGCGGCAAAATCTATTTTGCCAACAGCCGCGCGCCGCGTTTTCAGCCAGATTGGTCGGAAGTGCCCGAAGCAGTTTGGACGCGTACCCGCATCGTGTTTGTCTGCTCGCCTGATAATCCCAGCGGCAGCGTGATGCAGCTGGAAGACTGGCAAAAGCTGTTTGATTTGCAAGACCGCTACGGCTTCGTGATTGCGTCTGACGAGTGCTATTCCGAGATTTACTTCGACGGTAAAAAACCGTTGGGCGGCCTGCAAGCAGCGCAGCAGCTGGGCAGAAGCAACAAAGGCATTGTGATGTTTACCAGCCTTTCCAAACGCTCCAACGTACCCGGCCTGCGTTCGGGCTTTGTGGCCGGAGACGCCGACATTCTCAAGGCATTCCTGCTCTACCGCACCTACCACGGCAGCGCCATGAGCATTCCCGTCCAACGCGCCAGCATCGCCGCGTGGAACGACGAAGCGCACGTTATCGAAAACCGCCGTCTGTATCAGGAAAAATTCGACAAAGTATTGCCGGTATTGCAACAAGTATTCGACGTGAGCCTGCCCGAAGCCTCGTTTTATATCTGGCTGAAAGTGCCGGACGGCGACGATTTGGCGTTTGCACGCAAACTCTGGCAAGAAGCGGCTATTCAAGTGTTGCCCGGCCGCTTCCTCGCTCGGGATACCGATAGAGGCAATCCGGGTATGGGCTATGTGCGCATCGCTTTGGTTGCCGATGTGGGCACTTGCGTGAAAGCGGCGGAAACAATTGTTTCGCTTTACCGCTAA
- a CDS encoding lipoprotein signal peptidase, with the protein MPRPLQSPHLRRISALCAARSFAYLCDMSALAVLLRLELHPHLRVLQRSQAV; encoded by the coding sequence ATGCCGAGGCCTTTGCAAAGCCCTCATCTGCGGCGCATTTCTGCGTTGTGTGCTGCTCGCTCGTTTGCCTATCTATGTGATATGTCTGCACTCGCTGTGCTGCTACGCCTTGAACTGCATCCACATCTAAGGGTTTTGCAAAGGTCTCAGGCCGTCTGA
- a CDS encoding DEAD/DEAH box helicase translates to MSVKFSDLNLDKNLLSALTQAGYDSPTPIQAQSIPHALDGRDIMASAQTGSGKTAAFLLPTLQRLGKRSEKSGKGPRALVLTPTRELAAQVEKNALTYAQNMKWFRTVSIVGGSSFGYQIRALSKPIDLIVATPGRLMDLMDSGKVDFNRLEVLILDEADRMLDMGFIDDIETIVAATPEDRQTLLFSATWDGAVGKLARKLTKNPEVVEVERVDDQGKIEEQLLYCDDMRHKNRLLDHILRDANINQCVIFTSTKAMTEQLADDLYEKGFAANCLHGDMPQGWRNRTLMDLRKGRCKILVATDVAARGIDVPTITHVINYDLPKQAEDYVHRIGRTGRAGRTGLAISFAEVNEYVKVHKIEKYINRKLPEMTIEGMEPTRKRATKALKPKGKGGWGERKFGDKKFGDKKFGDKKPDAKKFSGKKPGVKPKGEGFGGKKKPVGGFAKK, encoded by the coding sequence ATGTCTGTAAAATTTAGCGATTTAAATCTCGATAAAAACCTGTTATCCGCCTTAACCCAAGCCGGTTACGATTCGCCCACACCGATTCAGGCACAATCCATTCCCCACGCGCTCGACGGGCGCGACATCATGGCTTCGGCGCAAACCGGCTCGGGCAAAACCGCCGCCTTTCTTTTGCCGACGCTGCAACGCTTGGGCAAGCGCAGCGAAAAATCCGGCAAAGGCCCGCGCGCGCTGGTGCTGACGCCCACGCGCGAATTGGCTGCCCAAGTAGAAAAAAACGCACTCACCTACGCCCAAAACATGAAATGGTTCCGCACCGTCAGCATCGTCGGCGGGTCTTCTTTCGGCTACCAAATCAGAGCCTTAAGCAAACCGATTGACCTGATTGTGGCCACGCCCGGCCGTTTGATGGACTTGATGGACAGCGGTAAAGTCGATTTCAACCGCCTCGAAGTGCTGATTTTGGACGAAGCCGACCGTATGCTCGATATGGGCTTTATCGACGACATCGAAACCATTGTTGCCGCCACCCCCGAAGACCGCCAAACCCTGCTGTTCTCGGCCACTTGGGACGGCGCAGTCGGCAAGCTGGCGCGCAAACTCACCAAAAATCCCGAAGTAGTTGAAGTAGAGCGCGTGGATGACCAAGGCAAAATCGAAGAGCAGCTTCTGTATTGCGACGATATGCGCCACAAAAACCGCCTGCTCGACCACATTTTGCGCGATGCCAACATTAACCAGTGCGTGATTTTCACCTCCACCAAAGCCATGACCGAGCAACTGGCCGATGATTTGTACGAAAAAGGCTTTGCTGCTAACTGTTTGCATGGCGATATGCCGCAAGGTTGGCGTAACCGCACGCTGATGGATCTGCGCAAAGGCCGCTGCAAAATTTTGGTTGCCACCGACGTTGCCGCGCGCGGTATCGACGTGCCGACCATCACGCATGTGATCAACTACGATTTGCCCAAACAAGCAGAAGATTACGTTCACCGCATCGGCCGCACCGGTCGCGCAGGCCGCACAGGCTTGGCGATTTCTTTTGCCGAGGTTAACGAGTACGTTAAAGTCCACAAAATCGAAAAATACATTAACCGCAAACTGCCCGAAATGACCATCGAAGGCATGGAGCCGACCCGCAAGCGCGCTACTAAAGCCTTGAAGCCGAAAGGCAAAGGCGGTTGGGGCGAGCGCAAGTTTGGCGATAAAAAATTCGGCGACAAAAAGTTTGGCGATAAGAAACCGGATGCCAAAAAATTTTCCGGCAAGAAACCCGGCGTGAAGCCGAAAGGCGAAGGCTTCGGCGGCAAGAAAAAGCCTGTCGGCGGATTCGCTAAAAAATAA
- a CDS encoding lipoprotein signal peptidase, giving the protein MQNPHLRRISALCAARSFAYLYDMSALAALLRLELHPHLRVLQRSQPLNIIS; this is encoded by the coding sequence TTGCAAAACCCCCATCTGCGGCGCATTTCTGCGTTGTGCGCTGCTCGCTCGTTTGCCTATCTATATGATATGTCTGCACTCGCTGCGCTGCTACGCCTTGAACTGCATCCACATCTGAGGGTTTTGCAAAGGTCTCAGCCTCTTAATATCATCTCATGA
- a CDS encoding FKBP-type peptidyl-prolyl cis-trans isomerase, with amino-acid sequence MTKTFKMSALAVTAALALAACNKQTTGNAPAASGEKAASAAASDIGNATQQASYAMGMDIGRSLKQMKDHGTEVDMKVFNEALQTVLDGKEPKISDQKAQEVMMAFLAEQQKKAQAKMVEDAKKNLEKGQAFLKENTTKEGVKTTASGLQYKVKSEGTGAQPKASDIVTVEYEGRLIDGTVFDSSKQHGDQPVTFPLNQVIKGWTEGLQLMKEGAEYTLFVPAEMAYGENSPSEKIGPNSVLVFDVKLLKIEKEPPKAPAPAKK; translated from the coding sequence ATGACGAAAACTTTCAAAATGAGCGCATTGGCAGTTACCGCAGCATTGGCTTTGGCCGCATGTAACAAGCAAACCACGGGAAATGCACCGGCAGCATCGGGCGAAAAAGCCGCATCCGCCGCCGCTTCCGACATCGGCAATGCAACCCAGCAAGCCAGCTACGCTATGGGTATGGACATCGGCCGTTCGCTCAAACAAATGAAAGACCACGGCACCGAAGTGGATATGAAAGTATTCAACGAAGCCCTGCAAACCGTGCTTGACGGCAAAGAGCCTAAAATAAGCGACCAAAAAGCCCAAGAAGTGATGATGGCGTTTTTGGCCGAACAGCAGAAAAAAGCCCAAGCGAAAATGGTAGAAGATGCCAAGAAAAATCTTGAAAAAGGCCAAGCCTTCCTGAAAGAAAACACCACCAAAGAAGGCGTGAAAACCACCGCTTCCGGCCTGCAATACAAAGTGAAAAGCGAAGGCACCGGCGCACAGCCTAAAGCCAGCGATATCGTTACCGTGGAATACGAAGGCCGCCTGATCGACGGTACCGTGTTCGACAGCAGCAAACAGCACGGCGACCAGCCGGTTACCTTCCCGCTCAACCAAGTGATCAAAGGCTGGACGGAAGGCTTGCAGCTGATGAAAGAAGGCGCCGAATATACCTTGTTCGTACCGGCTGAAATGGCTTACGGCGAAAACAGCCCCAGTGAAAAAATCGGCCCGAACTCCGTTTTGGTATTCGACGTGAAACTGCTGAAAATCGAAAAAGAGCCGCCCAAAGCTCCGGCTCCCGCTAAAAAATAA
- a CDS encoding DMT family transporter, which produces MIIPELNRHPAAMLIVGCVLFGLGSLIVKFVSVGPYAIAFWRLSIAAVIFWGLSRFFGQKLPKSRKATGLAMLSGAFLGMELALWHESIYAVGPGISTLLNSLQIFFLTAIGAAFFGEKPGKAQLLSLIVAVVGVALIASPEFGRNEAAGWGFSSGIISGAMLALSMVFVRQTHQAEPTPLFPMMLLVSLGGMAALLLPTLLLDAHNLFPTTLSDLGLVLVYGAVIQCIAWGLIAYSIPLLPLSLAGLLLLSEPVAALLIDYFLLDKPINMLQWTGAALTLFAIYLGSPRTKTAMRKPAES; this is translated from the coding sequence ATGATAATACCCGAACTCAACCGCCATCCCGCCGCCATGCTGATTGTGGGCTGTGTACTTTTCGGGCTGGGCAGCCTGATTGTTAAATTCGTATCCGTAGGGCCGTATGCCATCGCCTTTTGGCGGCTTTCCATCGCAGCGGTTATTTTTTGGGGTTTGTCGCGTTTTTTCGGACAAAAACTGCCGAAAAGTAGAAAAGCCACAGGTTTGGCAATGCTTTCGGGCGCATTTTTAGGTATGGAGCTGGCTTTGTGGCACGAAAGTATTTATGCAGTCGGCCCGGGTATTTCGACTTTACTCAACAGCCTGCAAATCTTTTTTCTCACGGCCATCGGCGCGGCCTTTTTCGGCGAAAAACCGGGGAAAGCCCAATTATTGAGCCTGATTGTCGCCGTGGTCGGCGTAGCCTTGATTGCCAGCCCCGAATTCGGCCGCAACGAAGCGGCAGGCTGGGGGTTTTCCAGCGGGATTATCTCGGGCGCAATGCTGGCATTATCGATGGTGTTTGTGCGCCAAACCCACCAAGCCGAACCGACGCCGCTGTTTCCGATGATGCTGTTGGTAAGCTTGGGCGGTATGGCGGCTTTGTTGTTGCCGACTTTATTATTGGATGCGCACAACCTCTTCCCCACTACCCTTAGCGATCTCGGCTTGGTATTAGTTTACGGCGCGGTCATACAATGTATTGCATGGGGTTTGATTGCGTATTCCATCCCGCTGCTGCCGCTCTCTCTGGCAGGCCTGCTGTTGTTGAGCGAACCGGTTGCGGCGCTGCTTATCGACTATTTTCTGCTCGATAAACCCATCAATATGCTGCAATGGACGGGGGCGGCACTCACGCTTTTTGCCATTTATCTCGGTTCGCCCCGCACGAAAACCGCCATGCGTAAACCGGCGGAATCGTGA
- a CDS encoding DUF2185 domain-containing protein → MNIFANALSTALGRCIAAKTVSEEGRPVGFMYREEPVFEQDSGWRFFSGDETDEYTANPDNFGVYSISDITRSNPAVAEWLNQPAGSAWETDEDGAFQSVEDWQPKD, encoded by the coding sequence ATGAATATTTTTGCCAATGCCCTGTCAACCGCGCTAGGCCGCTGCATTGCCGCCAAAACAGTGAGCGAAGAAGGCCGCCCGGTCGGTTTTATGTACCGCGAAGAGCCGGTGTTTGAACAAGACAGCGGCTGGCGCTTTTTCAGCGGCGACGAAACCGACGAATACACCGCCAATCCCGACAACTTCGGCGTGTACAGCATCAGCGACATTACCCGCAGCAACCCCGCCGTTGCCGAGTGGTTAAATCAGCCCGCAGGCTCGGCGTGGGAAACCGACGAAGACGGCGCGTTTCAAAGCGTTGAAGACTGGCAGCCGAAAGACTAA